agcatctttgtggcaTCCTCTGgccttgctccaacagctccatgagTTCCCTTTTTGGAAACTAGACATTAGAGCCATCAAAAACATGGCTTTTTACAAAGGTCTGCcacaggaagggcaggaaagcCTCACTGGAAGCCAGCAGATATGTCTGGCAGCTGGTGTGTCCTCCAGCAAGCCCTACTGTAGGGTGACCCACTGGGATCCTCTGGGCTTTAGAGCATCAAGGACaagtggggaggagaggaagaaactgCAGCATCTGCTCAGAAATGATGGCAGGGTATTGTACCTCAAGGCCTGGTTCACCAGTCGGACCGCGGGGTCCAGGTTCACCTCCTGGGCCAGGATCACCCTGGAGAAGAAGCAAAGAAGGGTCAAATATCTCCCCAGCAAGGCTGGAGATGCAGCTGTTGGTGCTGGGGGCTCCTCCTGACCCCTTCATCAGGCACAGCCCTGCTAagggctgtccccagcctgcccagctgagcctggggacacaggatgggcaggagagcaggcagcGCCGTCCCCAGCACGTCTGGCAGAGCCGTGGGAGAGAGACACTGACCCCCTGGGGTGTCTTCTTACCGGTTCCCCCTTCTCTCCTTTGGTCCCCTGCAGTCCTTTTGGTCCAAGCTCACCTCTTTGTCCCTGCTCgaaggaaggagaaacagaTGCAGCATGGAGCACATCTGGATGTGCTCAGGAACTACTGCTACAAGCCTGTCAAAAGCACATGTCTGGCCTGGCCTGGGAGGGCACCCTCCACACCAGCAGTTCAGCCCAGAGCAAATAAACAGTGTTTACACAGGCATTAAGTAAGAATAAAGAAGTGTTGAAAAACATATGGTTTCAACAGGAGATGGGCTTGGGAGATACACCCAGGCTAGGCAGCTGCAGGggacagccaggacagctgtcGGCAGGACAGGCTCCTTGGCCATGCAGCTGGAGGGTCAGGAAACAACTACTCAACATTTCAGTCAGTCCAGAAACAGGTGACAGAGACAAACACACTCACCTTGGGCCCTGGCAGCCCCTTCTCACCCTTGTCACCCTGTgaaaagagaggagggagagctcAGCACgcaggcagtgccagccccaCGCCGTGCAGACCTACATCCCAGATCTGCAGGGAGGGGCAGgaagctgagcagcacagcagcttcagGCTGATGGTTGGGGCAGTGGGTTGCAGCCAGCTTCCCATCACCACTGTGgaggctggggtccccagcacctctgccatGAGGCTGATGAAGCCACAGCCAGGTTCAGTCCCAGTGTTCAACCCCCTCACCCTCTTGGAGGGCTTCAATTTTTGTCACCctgataatttttcttcttccttccctcttcccccaggCTGCTCAGTTTCAACAGAAACCTCCACCAAATCATGGTGCTTCTCTGTCTGTGCTGGACTAGGGATACTTACCTGTGGTCCTCTGGGTCCAGGGTAGCTAAAGCCAGGTCTGCCTCTGTCACCCTtgggtagaaaaaaaacaaacagtcaGAAAGCAAACCTGGCCCTTCTGACCAGCGATGCCAGTGACAGTCAGAGCTGTTTTCATCCCCTCTCAGGGCTGAGACACCACCAGGAGCTGTGACTTCTGCAGCTGGCTTTGAAACATAGGGAATGGCTGTGTAGGGCAAGGCTTCATAGGTTCTTGGGGACACTGCATGCCAGGGACACCCCATAATCTGTCCAGGGTGAGGGGTGGCCAGACCAAGacccagagaggctgaggttggagccagtctgttcctgagggaCACAAGTTTCTGCAGTGTAAATTGCctctttttaaatacttctaaagcagcacagcaaaacacCCTTTCAAATGCAGAGTTGCATTCAGGTACTTTACCTTTGGTCCTGGTGGTCCAGCATCACCTCTTGGGCCCAAGTCACCAGGGTCCCCACGTGATCCCTGCAGGAAAGTgttggggagaggagagaagacaGGTGAGGATGTTtcctggccatgcagggggaCCATGCTGGAGAAACCAGCTCTGGAGATGATGCTGTGAGACCATCTCCCCTCCCAAAGGGGTTATTGTGACAGTGACTGATTCAGCACTCGTGTTCCCACATCCCATGAAGCCACACAGATATCGTGGCACTGCTGCCACAGTGGGGTGCTGGTGCCTCTAACCACAGAGGCAGGAGAAATGGGTGCCTGGGGCACTCCATCTTCCCTTGCCCTGTGACCCACTGGCTGGTGGTCCCTTCCACATTGTCATGGGAACACCTGGGACTCAGAATGATGGAGTTGCAGGGACTCCTGGGTCCTACAACTTCTCCTTGATCTGGGAAGGGCTAGCCAGGGGCCACTGGGCTTATTTTTGAGAAAAGGTCAGGCAGCTGGCCCTTGGGAGCGACAGTGCAGCCAGCTTACATCAGCAAGGGCAAGCTCTCACTGCAGAGGGAGGTCATGGTCACATAGGTGCCCCAGGATGACTTACTGTGTTGCCTGGCCCTCCCACAGCACCTGGAGGACCCCGGGCTCCTGGCAGTCCTTGGTCTccctgcaaagcaaagcaagacaAGAGTGAACAGTGGCAGGGACAGATGTGCACGAAAAGGAAAGGAGGTGAGAGCTGCCCCAGATGGCAGCAGtgctcttcttccctcctgGCTGTCACCAACCCCTGCTTTGTGCTTACCCTTGCTCCTTTGCTTCCAACCTCACCGGGCAGGCCACGAGGACCCTCTGGACCAGGATCTCCCTGTGAGAATGGTAAAGATATTCCTGGTCAGGGGTGCCTCCAGTACTGTCTATGTGCATGGCAGGGCTCCTTGGAGCCATGATGCTGTTCTCAAATGTGTTTGGAACGTAGTCTCAGGACAGCGTGCCCCCTCTTAGCCTCAAGCTTTCCTGCCCTTCATTCTTTCTCTGGATCAAGCCCTGGAAAAGGAGGCTGtacctgctgctcccaggggaggcagcaggcacagctggagcacagcaaaCATACAAAGCCCACTGGGATGGACACTTCACGACTGGGCAGTggcacatcacacacacaccagtCCTGTGCATCTTGGGCTCATCTGCAATGGTCTGGGCAGTTGCTTTACTCACCCTTTCTCCTTTGGTCCCAGGAGTGCCTTTGCTGCCTTTTGTCCCTGGATCTCCACGCCGACCCTTGGCAGACACAGAAAGTCACATAAAGGGGATGCAAAGACAAATGCTAACTGGGCAGTGATGCCTGGTTGTCCTGCCTTCTCCCTCCTGGCCCAAGAGATGCCTCCTTGCCTTAGTGAGTACATGGCCTGGAGCAGGGATCCTCATGCTTGCACTGCTTGGGGGATCTTGCCTTTGGCTTTTGGGAAGCCACAGCCAGATTCTTATTTCAGGAGAGTGGTCATTGCAGTGACCACAAACACTTGTGGTTTCTTCCCTCAGGGTTCAAGACTCTGCTTTACTTCCAGCTCATCTGGCCTTGCTTCCCCCACCAGATCTCATACAAGGACACAAGCCAGCTGGGCTCTGGGCCCTTAGCGCTGGTGGAGCCACGCTGCTGTATTCTGCCAGGGAACATCATCTCTAACCCATTCCCCAAATTTTCCAGTGCCTCATCCCATTGGCTTGGGTCTGTGTGGCACCACTGATGGCATGACATAGCTGAGATTTGATGCTGCCCCTTTCAGACAGCTCTACCATAACAGCTACCAGATCTCAGCTCTGTGAGCTCCTGCGAGAAGACAGAGGCTGGAGGAACTTGCAAAAGGTCCCTGGGCATCTACAGGGGCATTTGTGGTTATGGGGGAACACAGGATGCTTCTCTAAGTAGAAATGGTTAACATCAGGCTTAGGATTATGGAAGCACTGCTCTATGAAGATGGGGGAGACAAGGAGATCAGCATCTGCACATCTTTTGGGATGCagaaggcagggcaggcaggataAATGGGGCATTTTCTCAGAGCTTATCCATGACAGTGCATCAGGCTCCCGTGGTGTGCCCGCTGTCCAGAGAGCTCTTCAGACACTTACAGGCTCTCCTTTGGGTCCAGGAGGTCCTGCTTCACCTCTTCCTCCCTTAATTCCAGCAGGTCCTTGGGCTCCAGTGTTGCCTGGAACTcccttggagaaggaaaagaaatacagttgtTGGAAGAGAGGTCAAAGTGCACACACACTCCCCTCTTGTTCTGTGTCAAGCAGTCCACCCTTGAGTATATGTGTGTACAAGCACACAGCTGTTGCTTCCACACACCCAGCTGCATGCACAGGCTTCAGCCTTGGAGCAGGGTGATGCTGTGCCACCTTTCCTCCATCAGCAAAGACTTGTTAACTCTTCCTTACAGCATCTGTCCAGCCCTGCCCAAACCTGGAGGGTTATTCCAGCCTCCTCCACTGTGTCTGCAGGAACTGGCCACCAGCACAGCAACCCCTTTGGCCATGAGTTGTTCAAGTTTACCCACTGAATAACAACAGCCTGCAAACACTGGCACTGCCACAACAGCTGAGGAAGTCAAGAGATTGTGGCAAAGGAAATCACAGCCAAACAGGACCTTTCTACTCAGGAGAAGATGGGATGAGAAGGAACCATGCAGTGCAATGGATTGGCTAGAAAGGGAAGTTCTCCTGAATCTACTTTGCCtgttttgctctgctctggacaAACACTCCAGGCCCATTCTCATTTtgctccaggcagctgcaggggtgTTGCACAGTCCCCCTCCTGTTGCCCACGTGACATTTCTGACTGTACTGGTGGGgacacacagagcaggagagCTCACTCCACCACCCAGGGGTTTATGCTTTCTCCCTGCTGGTGGGCTAATTTGCAGAATCACCAGAATGCCTTGGCAAGCAAGCATCTTtgtgctgccaccagcccatGGCCAGCAGTTGGTGCCACACCAGCTCCATGCCACGTGCAGCAGACCCCAGTAAGACCCTGGAAACATCTGAAAGCTGCATGAACCTACCGGGGCTCCTTTTTCTCCTGGAGGTCCTGGAGGTCCACTGCGACCAGGCCGGCCAGGATCTCCCTGAAACAGCCAGAGAGCAATGGTCATTGCCTGCACCATGAGAAGCCCAAGGAGAAGGGCCAGCCAGgctcttccctcagctcctgtgtCTAGTGCTGGGATCCAAAGGCCAGAGCCTGTGGGCTTCATGAATAGTGAAGGATTTAAGAGGAAATACAGGCAATGGTGTTTAGCTGTCCCCACCGGTGGCCTCTGCCAACACTCTGCTCACTGTTCAGGGCACTTGTACCTTTATGCCTTCATCTCCTCTTTCACCTTGGTCTCCTGCATCTCCTGGGTAGCCATCAGGGCCCTACAGAGGGAAAGGACAAAGAACCACGTTTGGCTGTGGCAACAATTTGCACCTTCCCTGTAGAATAAATCAACGGGCTTAGAAAGTTGCTCTAGAAACTAAAATAGTTTTTGCTTGTTGCATGTGTTGATCAAAGGAGCAGATCCTCCTCCctttaatggttggacttggtgatcttaaaggccttttccaaccaaaattattctatgtgGAGGGGAGGGACACTGGGAAATCCCAGTTACGTGCCCACGTAAAGGGGGCACAAAAAATTCAAGCTGTGCTCCCCATTCCAAGGATCCAATCATGCAACTGGTTGGAAAACGGGCCAGTGACCTCTTGTTGGCCATATCCCTCTGCATGTGCAACTCATCCAGCAGCTAAAGTCAGGGAGATACATCTGATGTGCCCAATGAGAGAGTTAAGAGTTCCTACCTTGTCACCGGGGTCTCCCTTGCAGCCTGGTGGCCCAATTCTCCCCAGCTTGCCCTAGAGAGACAACAAtcaaaagaagacagagaagcTGTAGGTGTCTGAAgggaaaatacagcttttcctGTTTACAGTTACTAATTGTTAACATCACCTGCTGGCCATACCTGTCATCAGTTAGAGGATAAATAGTTTCTGGAACAGATGTACTTGGGCTGGTTATACAAAAAATCTTGAAAGGATTTAGTTGAAATGATGTATGTTTAAATAAGTAATTGATAGTTTATTGCTTGGCTGCTCAAGAGTAATCACTTGAAGGTTAAATGATAAGGGAACAACTAGACATTAGAAACACTTGAATAAAGTTGGGCAATCAGCCCGAGGAACCAAGTAGAACTGTTTAGGTCAGCCAAAATAGTGTCTCTGGAGTTAATTTTgctaattttaatattaaaaccaCACCTGGAAGTCAAGATACCCAGCTCTCCTTGAAGACCCCTACCCACTGAGTTTGCacagcagaattaaaatgtGCTGTATCTCTCAATCGAGACAGAGAAAATCTTAACCAATGCACTTGGGTAGTGATTTCCCAGTCAAGTCCTGCATGTGTTGATTTCCAGGTGCATAAATGCAtggctgttccagtgctgtgggtgctggctTTCCAGGGACACCCCCTCACAGCCCTTCCTGCAGAAAACTGCTAACCCACTGCTAATGCCTCCACGCTGTGTTGGTTTGCACACCAGGTAAAACCTGTTTTGGGACAGCAAAAGTGCAACCCAAGCTGTGCTGGCCAGTGGACAGAGCCAGCTGAAATAACCCCAATCAGGCAGTCCCACTGCAGCACATCTGCATGGCATGTGGATCTGTGGGGGTCATGGCCCCCCTGCACCCACCACAGAGGGGACAAGACATTTCAGGGTTACAAGGCACTTGAAGCTGGCTTTGGGGCTTCATGTTAAAGGACAGTAGCTTAGAGATGGAATTTCAGACTCTGTGCTGAATTTCTGCCAAACTTTCAGTGTCCATGTCCTGCAGGGGTCAGTAATTCTCACGATCAGGCATCTACATAAAGGAGATCCAGCCCTGCTGATGTCAGTTACTAAGAAACAGGTAaaactttttttgggggggaaaaaaaaaaaaatcacatttggggaaaaaaaacacataaaagagaacaaaagagaCACAAAGAATAACAATAGGGACTAGATAACAGTGAAATTGTAAGAATTAGAAAAAAGCTAGATTCCAATTAGGGAAAAACACTCCCCAGGTAGTCAACAGCCTGGCCCTGAGACAGGCCTGGAGACACCTGCAGGACAGATGGAAGGGATAGAACAAGCACTATCCAGAGCTgatcttggttacagccttgagaAACGGGGGGGAAAACATCAAGTAATTGGATTCACAGCATTAACACACCATTAATGAgccattagcatactaaaataccCACcccacaggctagagggaccctTGCTAACAATAAGCCCCTCACTCTCTGAGCAGGTGCAGTGAAATtcctgagcattgccacttGAAATGCAAGCCAGGAATTAGTGACCAATTGTGTGTGCACATGACAGAACAATGTGAGAGATAAAgttctttctcctgtttttgGGGATAAAAGTAGCACTTGGGTTTCAGGAAGCTGAGCTGGCTTTGTGGAATGtcaccctgctcccttttctgtgcagaactggacaTTAAAGCAAATACCTCATCTCTGTGTGTGGATCTGTGTTGCACACCGGGGAACAGATCCTGCTGTGGGGACAACACTCCTGGAGCAGGAACACAGCACAGGTTACAGATCTAGCTCCTGCAGGAGTTTGCTGACAAAGGGGTAGCACTTCTGTGACCTAGATTAATTCATGTCCAGCTCACACATTTCTACAGGACATGAAGAATAATGTGCAAAATAAGTTCACAGAAACctcagtcagaaaaaaaaaaaaaacctagtgCGTGGGATGggagaaacaaaacaggctGTGGAGACAAGGGGAGTTAAAGTcacaaaccagcagcagtgacactACAGGGTGTTCCAAACTGGTGTTACCTTCTGTCCATCAGTGCCATTCCGGCCTGCCAaaccagcagcaccctgggatcaaggggggaaaaaagagggaTCAGTGATCTGTTAACACACTCTCAAGGGTTGGTAGTTGGAACAACAAGGAAGTTAGAAAAGGTCCTTTCTTACCCTCCGTCCATCGGATCCAATCTCACcctgggggaagaagaggacAGCAGTCAGCTGGTCTGCCTACATCCCTCCCCCCCATCTACACTGTAAAAACATCACCACTTCACATGACCTGAGCAATGCCTGGAGGAGACAGGCTTTGGGATGCCCCTGGAAACCCCTCCCCATGTCCATACTTACATATTACATTACATATTGAATGTACGTATTAAATGTACATATTAATAGGGTTGTTATTCTCCCCATAATAGCTAAACTCTCCCTCTTTGCAACTCCTCTCCCACCCCAAGTGCCCAGACCTGCCATTTGGTCTCTTCCTTCTCACCTTCTCTCCTTTCAGCCCTGGGACACCctagacaaaaagaaaagaagaaaaatgctgttagTGCCTGGGGATTATCAGGAGCAGAGGCAACTGCATGGGGGGCTTGGGTGGGAAACAGGCAGGCTagagggagaagcagctctCCCCCTGCTTTACCAAAAGTCAACAAATGCCAAGAGCTCAGTCTCCTGCCACAGGATTCTTACCTTAGGACCCGGGTATCCGATTGGACCTTCAATCCCTGGGTCACCCttaagggaaggagagaaggagttAGCTCGAGttagctgcagtgctgcagacaTGTggccccagccagggcaggggcagcactgctggcagtgctgaggGGGAGTGGGACTGCCCACAGCTCACCTGTCGTCCCTTCAGCCCAGGGGACCCTGGCTCACCCATGTTCCCCTTTGCAccctaagaagaaaaaaaaaaacacaacacaacgTAAGTCAGGGCTCGGTGCTGAGTGTGAGGAAGTGTCCTGCAGTGCCTGTGGCAGCCACAGGCATTCTTCTCTTCATCCCCCAGATTAGGATAATTTACCTTTTGCCCCCGGTATCCTTTGGGGCCAGGTGGCCCTGCAATCTCCAGGCAGCTCATCTTGTAGCactgaaatacagcaaatgAAACAGGAGGTGTAAGCAGGGTGCTTGGTGGGTGGGCACCCAAAGCTCTCCATGCacctctccctgccagcacagagctagAAGCTACTAGGGCTCCAGCTGAGGATGCAGAAGAACACTACCtgcaaatgaaaagcagaaagttgCAGCAAGCACTTGGATTATGGCTTGGCTCTGGGCCCAAACTGGAAGAACAAGACTGCTAAGCCTCAGATGAGGTGGGGTGGGCTTGTTCTTCTGGGACTAGCAGGGATGTGTGTGCCCTTCAGAGCATCACTCTGCAGGGCAGAAGCTTTAGCTTGTGCAGCACCTACTTCTTCTAAAGTGATGAAATGAGTCTATTCAATAGACCAGAATTGACAGCAGGtgagggggaggcagggagtgCAGAATCCAGGATGCCAGCTTAACCACTGGGTAAGGGGACAGGTCCTCAGGCTCTCCATTGATCCACAGGTGGGCAGAGACCCATCCCACCAGCTCCCCACTACTTCAAGGTAAGAGCTGGTCTTCTCTAAGTGAGGCAACTTAAACCTGGGTCATGTGGCAATGGCATAAAGATGCTCCTCACTCACCTCTCCGTAGGCTTCATGTTTctgcaaaggagaaaacaggatgAACAGAATCAGTCAAGGTGGCCAGTcccaagagaaaaacagcaccACACCATTAGAGGTGTGTATGACCATAAAGGGAGAGGAGATAGCAATGGTCCCACACTTTTAAAGACTTTCCCAGCAGAGTCCTCAATGAATGGTGCCTCAGAGGTGGGGCCTCAGAGACCATCCTGATAGTAAGCTCATGTCTCAGAGCTGCACACTCTTCCATGCTCCCCTGGatggggagcaggatggggtAGGGGTCTGGCCTTCAGCAAGAGCCAGGACTAGGGTAGCAGCCTGCCCAGAcatgctgggagcagaggcacAAACCAAGGAGTCCTGGTTCAAGCACCTAACCAGAGAAATCAGAGATGCTCAAGACTCCATTTGGCCCTTAAGTGCTGAAAGGACATGAGAAAGAACCAAGAAGGAGGCTTTCCCCAGCTAGAGGCGCCCTCTAGAGTCCTACCAAAAcccgccgcggggccgctcAGAAAGCACCCTCCCCACTCCACGCCGTTTCCCCTGTCCCCCCCTGTCCTCGGGTGGCACTCCATACCATGGCTTGGATGATCCTGTCGATGGTGCTCACGTCGATGTCCAAGGTGTCCCTCTGGGTGATGGCGTAGTTGTTGCGGTACAGCTCGTGGGGCAGGTTGGCGATCTCCCGCAGGCCCTGCTCGTAGACGTTCTCGCTGGGGGCCACGGCGAAGAGCTTGATCCCCATGTCTCGTGCCCTCTCAGCCTGCACCTTCATCCCCCCGCAGGGGCTGCCAGTGACGTGGCCATCAGTGATGACTACTGCAAAGTTCACCCCCGAGGCCATCTGGGTCTGGATCTGCTCCGTCATGTTGGAGATGGCGCAATCCGTGAAGGTGCCCCGGCCAAGGTAGTTAATCGCAGACAGTCTGGGGAGGTAGATGTCTTTGCTGCTGGTTAAAGGGCTGTAAATTTCCACCACATCTGAGTAATGAAGTCCACCAAACTGCCAGGTGATGTAGACTTGGTTCTGGTAGAGCTCAGCCTCCAGCTTATCAATGAACACAGGGATGAACCTCTTTATTTGATCCACGAGGCTCTGGATGGGCACAGTCTGCAGAGCAACGCTCTCCGAGGTGTCGATGATGAAGTACACGTTGATGGGGCAGTTCCTCTTTTCTGCAGGGAGACAACCATTCAGAACAGGTCAGAGCACATCATGCACTGCTgcacgcccccccccccctcactgTCCCCCAGAAGCATCTACAGGCAGCACATACAGAACAGGACACAGAGTTGAGAAGagagcaaacagcagctcttgGCCATCAGGATTTATTTCCACCTGgtctggaggaaaggaggacaCTGAGGAGTAAGTGCCAGGTTTGCAAACAAAGAGCAAGGGAACAACTTTTACTCTCCTGCACTGAGTGAAtgccctgcctgccaggctgctggttgctctctgcttcagaaacattttcaagaagATCAGACCCAAGTGCAATGCTGAGAAAACCACCAGTCCCACCACGCTGCAGCAGTAACGTCTGTGTCACAAGCCAGATGACTCTCCAGTGCCCAGGACTTCAGAATCCTAGGATCTGCTCAGTAGTGAATCAATCTCAAAAATCTTGCCATATTTTGGTAAAAAGTCATGCTGGACACATAAATCACCTCCTCTGCATTGCAACTGGAGAGGACTGAAATCCTTCAAGTGGACTGACTATTGTCCAACATCTGGCAGGCCCTGCCTCTCCAATCAATACATCTCTGGTCTCCTGTGCAAACCCAGAAATGGGGGCTTTGGTGGAGAATGGTGTTCCCTCCAGATGGATGGCTATCCCAGGGCACTGCCAATGGGACTGGAGAGGTACAACACTCTCAATTCCTTGCAGTCAACTGAGCATGAGCATGGCCATTGCTCTCAGTAAAACTGCTGCCTGCAAAGGAGAGAGACACCCAAATGATCTGGTTAATACCTGTACAGGAGGTAGAAGTGACTTCTCCAGAATCCCCATCAATCTGAGCACGGAGAGGAACTAGAGCCACACAAAGAAGTGTGGAAAAAAAGGCTCCTCGGAACATCTCGGGAGTTTCTCTGGATATTTAGATGCCTGTGGGAAAACACAAATGACATGTGAAGCAGGATACACaac
This is a stretch of genomic DNA from Apus apus isolate bApuApu2 chromosome 6, bApuApu2.pri.cur, whole genome shotgun sequence. It encodes these proteins:
- the COL6A2 gene encoding collagen alpha-2(VI) chain isoform X1, with the translated sequence MFRGAFFSTLLCVALVPLRAQIDGDSGEVTSTSCTEKRNCPINVYFIIDTSESVALQTVPIQSLVDQIKRFIPVFIDKLEAELYQNQVYITWQFGGLHYSDVVEIYSPLTSSKDIYLPRLSAINYLGRGTFTDCAISNMTEQIQTQMASGVNFAVVITDGHVTGSPCGGMKVQAERARDMGIKLFAVAPSENVYEQGLREIANLPHELYRNNYAITQRDTLDIDVSTIDRIIQAMKHEAYGECYKMSCLEIAGPPGPKGYRGQKGAKGNMGEPGSPGLKGRQGDPGIEGPIGYPGPKGVPGLKGEKGEIGSDGRRGAAGLAGRNGTDGQKGKLGRIGPPGCKGDPGDKGPDGYPGDAGDQGERGDEGIKGDPGRPGRSGPPGPPGEKGAPGVPGNTGAQGPAGIKGGRGEAGPPGPKGEPGRRGDPGTKGSKGTPGTKGERGDPGPEGPRGLPGEVGSKGARGDQGLPGARGPPGAVGGPGNTGSRGDPGDLGPRGDAGPPGPKGDRGRPGFSYPGPRGPQGDKGEKGLPGPKGQRGELGPKGLQGTKGEKGEPGDPGPGGEPGPRGPTGEPGLEGTPGPAGDPGLTDCDVMTYVRETCGCCDCEKRCGALDIMFVIDSSESIGYTNFTLEKNFVVNVVSRLGSIAKDPKSQTGARVGVVQYSHEGTFEAIKLDDERIDSLSSFKEAVKRLEWIAGGTWTPSALQFAYNKLIKESRREKAQVFAVVITDGRYDPRDDDKNLGALCGRDVVVNTIGIGDMFDQPEQSETLVSIACNEPQRVQKMRLFSDLVAEEFIDKMEDVLCPDPQIVCPELPCQTELAVAQCTQRPVDIVFLLDGSERIGQQNFQRSHHFVEEVARQLTLARSNSDSMSARLALLQYGSEREQDVVFPLTHNLTEISNALAQIKYLDSSSNIGSAIIHAINNIVLSPGNGQRLARRNAELSFVFITDGITGSKNLEEAVNSMKKQDVMPTVVALGSDVDMDVLLKLGLGDRAAIFREKDYDSLSQPSFFDRFIRWIC
- the COL6A2 gene encoding collagen alpha-2(VI) chain isoform X2; the encoded protein is MFRGAFFSTLLCVALVPLRAQIDGDSGEVTSTSCTEKRNCPINVYFIIDTSESVALQTVPIQSLVDQIKRFIPVFIDKLEAELYQNQVYITWQFGGLHYSDVVEIYSPLTSSKDIYLPRLSAINYLGRGTFTDCAISNMTEQIQTQMASGVNFAVVITDGHVTGSPCGGMKVQAERARDMGIKLFAVAPSENVYEQGLREIANLPHELYRNNYAITQRDTLDIDVSTIDRIIQAMKHEAYGECYKMSCLEIAGPPGPKGYRGQKGAKGNMGEPGSPGLKGRQGDPGIEGPIGYPGPKGVPGLKGEKGEIGSDGRRGAAGLAGRNGTDGQKGKLGRIGPPGCKGDPGDKGPDGYPGDAGDQGERGDEGIKGDPGRPGRSGPPGPPGEKGAPGVPGNTGAQGPAGIKGGRGEAGPPGPKGEPGRRGDPGTKGSKGTPGTKGERGDPGPEGPRGLPGEVGSKGARGDQGLPGARGPPGAVGGPGNTGSRGDPGDLGPRGDAGPPGPKGDRGRPGFSYPGPRGPQGDKGEKGLPGPKGQRGELGPKGLQGTKGEKGEPGDPGPGGEPGPRGPTGEPGLEGTPGPAGDPGLTDCDVMTYVRETCGCCDCEKRCGALDIMFVIDSSESIGYTNFTLEKNFVVNVVSRLGSIAKDPKSQTGARVGVVQYSHEGTFEAIKLDDERIDSLSSFKEAVKRLEWIAGGTWTPSALQFAYNKLIKESRREKAQVFAVVITDGRYDPRDDDKNLGALCGRDVVVNTIGIGDMFDQPEQSETLVSIACNEPQRVQKMRLFSDLVAEEFIDKMEDVLCPDPQIVCPELPCQTDDRNPGNVNPLIFRPMEEGVNIDFPSTTHSIAQFLNSTRETQDPSTYTQLVATLAFTAEKAKFATGNERQEWMDLFIDTFKMVHSEIVGDPETVIGLC